Proteins encoded by one window of Dyella humicola:
- a CDS encoding winged helix-turn-helix domain-containing protein, whose protein sequence is MRLLQIDSIHVVARSPYLVLHSRLGDYDPQWLDDALEAGRLAESWAHEACFVPSVDLPLHRAWRMQRSTHWAHKHAARMHHEHRQGMDGLLDRIRAAGAMRAADFEGEKRGAGGWWSWKPEKRWLEALFAMGELMVTRRERFQRVYDLSERVEAKLDPPMDTGLLQLDQGALRRHFILDSVRALGVAQARWIADYFRLKPSVTDRELAPLVASGALLAVQVADWKVPAYVHPEHADLLAQAAHGKLRGTHTALLSPFDPVVWDRPRAQALFGFEYTIECYVPAPKRVYGYYVLPILHRGRLIGRLDAKAHRSDGVFEIKALFLEPEVEPTPSLLRDVAKAITATARWHGTPAVRLTRSRPSNMATALRPLLRES, encoded by the coding sequence CCACAATGGCTGGACGATGCATTGGAGGCAGGGCGGCTGGCGGAGAGTTGGGCACATGAAGCCTGTTTCGTGCCCTCAGTCGATCTGCCACTGCATCGGGCCTGGCGCATGCAGCGATCCACGCATTGGGCTCACAAGCATGCAGCGCGCATGCATCACGAACATCGGCAGGGTATGGATGGTCTGCTCGATCGCATTCGCGCCGCGGGGGCGATGCGTGCGGCGGATTTCGAAGGCGAAAAGCGTGGCGCGGGTGGCTGGTGGTCATGGAAGCCCGAAAAGCGTTGGCTGGAGGCGCTGTTCGCCATGGGCGAGTTGATGGTGACACGCCGTGAACGGTTCCAGCGCGTTTACGATTTGAGCGAGCGCGTCGAGGCCAAGCTCGATCCACCGATGGACACAGGCCTGCTGCAGTTGGACCAGGGCGCCTTGCGTCGACATTTTATTCTCGACAGCGTGCGTGCCTTGGGTGTCGCCCAGGCACGCTGGATCGCTGACTACTTTCGGCTAAAACCGTCTGTTACCGATCGTGAACTCGCGCCGCTGGTGGCGAGTGGAGCACTGCTCGCCGTGCAGGTCGCGGACTGGAAGGTGCCAGCCTACGTGCATCCCGAGCATGCGGATCTGCTGGCGCAAGCCGCGCACGGCAAGCTACGTGGCACGCACACGGCGTTGCTGTCACCGTTCGATCCTGTGGTGTGGGACCGCCCGCGTGCGCAGGCGCTGTTTGGCTTCGAATACACCATCGAATGCTATGTGCCGGCACCCAAACGGGTTTACGGCTATTACGTGCTGCCCATCCTGCATCGCGGTCGCCTGATCGGTCGCCTCGATGCCAAGGCGCATCGCAGCGATGGCGTGTTCGAAATCAAGGCGTTGTTCCTGGAGCCGGAGGTCGAGCCTACGCCGAGCCTGCTTCGCGATGTGGCCAAGGCCATAACGGCTACGGCACGATGGCATGGCACGCCAGCCGTGCGCCTGACGCGTAGCCGACCCTCAAACATGGCGACGGCCCTGCGCCCACTGTTGCGGGAGTCTTGA